From one Triticum aestivum cultivar Chinese Spring chromosome 4B, IWGSC CS RefSeq v2.1, whole genome shotgun sequence genomic stretch:
- the LOC123091920 gene encoding probable serine/threonine-protein kinase At1g54610, translated as MGCVHGRPSAVPTPDRPPPEPKPEQAPPQEGDKFPATAEKPARKERRSRSSRSVAEARLGGSFANRARGEQVAAGWPAWLSAVAGEAIDGWTPRRADSFEKIDKIGQGTYSNVYKARDTVSGKIVALKKVRFDNLEPESVRFMAREILILRRLDHPSVIKIDGLVTSRMSCSLYLVFEYMEHDLAGLVASPDIKFTEPQVKCYMNQLLSGLEHCHDRGVLHRDIKGSNLLLDNNGMLKIADFGLASFFDPSRKQPMTSRVVTLWYRPPELLLGATDYGVGVDLWSAGCILAELLAGRPIMPGRTEVEQLHKIFKLCGSPTEEYWKKSKLPHATIFKPQQPYKRRITDTFKDFPQSALRLIETLLAIDPADRLTASSALRSDFFTTEPYACEPSSLPKYPPSKEMDAKRRDEEARRSRAAGGRPNGDGASKARTRDRPRGAPAPEANAELQVNIDKRRIVSHANAKSKSEKFPPPHQDGAVGFPLGSSNQMDPLYEPPDPTSFSTVFSHEKSSVPTWSGPLVNSSAVGNQKRKHKSSRSSKQPSTARAR; from the exons ATGGGCTGCGTCCACGGCCGCCCCTCCGCCGTTCCTACTCCCGACCGCCCGCCTCCCGAGCCGAAGCCCGAGCAGGCGCCGCCGCAAGAGGGCGACAAGTTCCCGGCCACGGCCGAGAAGCCCGCCAGGAAGGAGAGGCGGTCCCGGTCGTCGCGCTCGGTGGCCGAGGCCCGTCTCGGCGGCAGCTTTGCCAACAGGGCACGCGGGGagcaggtcgccgccggctggcCCGCCTGGCTCTCCGCCGTCGCGGGCGAGGCCATCGACGGCTGGACCCCGCGTCGCGCCGACTCTTTCGAGAAGATCGACAAG ATCGGCCAGGGCACGTACAGCAATGTGTACAAGGCGCGGGATACCGTGAGCGGCAAGATCGTGGCGCTCAAGAAGGTGCGCTtcgacaacctcgagcccgagaGCGTTCGCTTCATGGCCCGCGAGATCCTCATCCTCCGCCGCCTCGACCACCCCAGCGTCATCAAGATCGATGGCCTCGTCACCTCTCGCATGTCCTGCAGCCTCTACCTCGTCTTCGAGTACATGGAGCACGACCTCGCCGGGCTGGTCGCCAGCCCGGATATTAAATTCACCGAGCCACAG GTTAAGTGCTATATGAACCAGCTGTTGTCGGGGCTGGAGCACTGCCATGACCGCGGGGTGTTGCACCGTGATATTAAGGGGTCGAATCTGCTTTTGGATAACAATGGCATGTTGAAGATTGCAGATTTTGGTCTGGCGTCATTCTTTGATCCAAGCCGTAAGCAACCAATGACAAGCAGGGTTGTGACACTATGGTACCGCCCACCAGAGTTACTTTTGGGCGCGACCGATTATGGGGTGGGCGTGGACCTATGGAGCGCGGGATGTATACTCGCGGAGTTGTTGGCTGGGAGGCCTATTATGCCAGGCCGAACCGAG GTGGAACAGCTGCACAAAATTTTTAAGCTGTGTGGCTCCCCCACAGAAGAATATTGGAAAAAGTCGAAGTTGCCTCATGCAACGATATTTAAGCCTCAGCAGCCATACAAAAGACGAATAACGGATACATTCAAAGATTTTCCACAATCCGCACTGCGGTTGATTGAAACACTGCTTGCAATTGATCCGGCTGATCGTTTGACAGCGTCCTCTGCATTAAGAAGTGAT TTCTTTACCACTGAACCTTATGCATGCGAACCATCGAGTCTCCCAAAATATCCCCCAAGCAAAGAAATGGATGCAAAGCGAAGAGATGAAGAAGCCAGACG TTCAAGAGCTGCTGGTGGTAGACCTAATGGTGATGGAGCTAGCAAGGCAAGGACACGTGACCGGCCCAGGGGAGCTCCAGCTCCAGAGGCAAATGCCGAGCTTCAAGTAAATATTGAT AAAAGGAGGATAGTAAGTCATGCAAATGCGAAAAGCAAGAGTGAAAAGTTTCCTCCCCCGCATCAGGATGGTGCAGTTGGTTTCCCTTTGGGTTCTTCAAATCAAATGGACCCACTGTATGAACCCCCAGACCCAACTTCCTTCAGCACTGTGTTTTCTCATGAGAAAAGCTCCGTGCCTACTTGGTCTGGACCATTGGTCAATTCTTCCGCAGTTGGGAACCAAAAGCGGAAACACAAGTCCAGCCGCTCATCAAAACAACCGTCCACTGCCCGTGCTCGGTAA